In Symmachiella dynata, the following are encoded in one genomic region:
- a CDS encoding FG-GAP-like repeat-containing protein, with protein sequence MKRLILLLALGVIGCGPAEVTETNPAEDGDSHQRMLATLKEIQASSTDDQPYLNDGRQEQLAQQLESLPANVPPQVKLKTQLQLSEAQLQAGNSQQAVEQLLEAKKYLLEVASVVPRSDQVRDLLNMKLAVAYLRLAEDQNCVNCRDAECCIFPIQGKGVHRNKQPAQNAVKYLTAYLERNKTDATATWLLNVAYMTLGEYPESVPKKWLLSDGQFELDSEFPKFKNISPQLGLNTFSLCGGMIVDDLNGDNWLDVVTSSWDTSGQMRCWLNNGDGTFTDHTEESGLTGLFGGLNMIQADYDNDGDVDILVLRGAWLRESGRHPNSLLQNDGNGRFRDVTFEVGLGDHFYPTQSAAWADYDNDGDLDLYIANEIGSSELFNNDGQGHFTNGTIMAGVPGGRYPKAVVWGDYDNDRYPDLYLSNLKGPNQLYHNNGDGTFTDVAAQAGVVEPNRSFPTWFWDFNNDGVLDIYVGAYWAKIGYFAADYLGHAHAAATDRLYQGDGNGGFRDVTEEMNLAKVTLPMGSNFGDIDNDGFLDFYLGTGYPDYAGIMPNRMFHNQNGLRFKEVTTAAGLGHLQKGHGVAFADYDHDGDQDIFIELGGAFRGDAFSDAVFQNPGFGNHWITVQLVGTKSNRAGIGARIRAEVQEDGKLRSIYKWVNSGGTFGGSPLRQHIGLGTANRIERLEVYWPTTDTTQVFTDLEVDQMIKIIEGEDKYHPISGVQNSNNVVEVGAAH encoded by the coding sequence ATGAAACGACTGATACTACTGCTGGCATTGGGAGTGATCGGGTGCGGGCCTGCTGAGGTGACGGAAACCAACCCTGCAGAGGATGGTGATAGTCACCAGCGCATGCTCGCCACACTGAAGGAAATTCAAGCCAGCAGCACAGACGACCAACCCTACCTGAATGATGGCCGGCAAGAGCAACTTGCCCAGCAGTTAGAGAGCTTACCGGCCAACGTACCCCCGCAAGTGAAGTTGAAAACGCAACTGCAACTTTCTGAAGCCCAACTGCAGGCTGGAAATTCGCAGCAAGCCGTAGAGCAACTCTTAGAGGCTAAGAAATACTTGCTGGAAGTGGCGAGCGTTGTACCGAGGTCCGACCAAGTGCGGGACCTCTTGAACATGAAGCTAGCGGTCGCCTATTTGCGGCTGGCGGAAGACCAGAACTGCGTGAATTGCCGCGATGCCGAATGCTGTATCTTCCCGATCCAAGGCAAAGGAGTGCATCGCAACAAGCAGCCTGCCCAGAATGCGGTGAAATATTTGACTGCCTATCTGGAACGGAACAAAACCGATGCAACGGCGACTTGGCTGCTCAATGTGGCTTATATGACATTGGGCGAGTATCCCGAGAGTGTGCCCAAAAAATGGCTGTTATCCGACGGCCAGTTTGAACTAGACAGTGAATTCCCGAAGTTCAAAAACATCTCCCCGCAACTGGGTCTGAATACGTTCTCACTCTGCGGTGGAATGATTGTTGACGATCTGAACGGGGACAACTGGCTGGATGTGGTCACGTCGTCGTGGGACACCTCAGGGCAGATGCGGTGCTGGTTGAATAATGGGGACGGAACGTTTACCGATCATACGGAGGAGTCAGGACTGACCGGTCTGTTCGGCGGTTTGAACATGATACAGGCCGACTATGACAACGATGGCGACGTGGATATTCTTGTTCTCCGCGGAGCATGGCTCAGAGAGAGTGGCCGCCATCCCAACTCATTGTTGCAAAACGACGGCAACGGCCGGTTTCGCGATGTGACGTTCGAAGTCGGACTGGGCGATCATTTCTACCCAACACAGAGTGCTGCCTGGGCTGACTACGACAACGATGGTGATTTGGATCTGTACATCGCGAACGAGATTGGCAGTTCAGAGCTCTTCAATAATGACGGACAAGGTCATTTCACCAACGGGACCATCATGGCCGGCGTTCCGGGGGGACGTTACCCGAAAGCTGTTGTGTGGGGCGACTACGACAATGACCGCTACCCAGATCTGTATCTTTCGAACTTAAAAGGGCCGAACCAACTTTATCACAACAACGGCGACGGGACTTTTACTGATGTCGCTGCTCAGGCAGGCGTCGTCGAACCCAACCGCAGCTTTCCCACCTGGTTTTGGGATTTTAACAACGACGGGGTGCTCGATATTTACGTCGGTGCCTATTGGGCCAAGATCGGTTATTTTGCAGCAGACTACCTGGGCCATGCTCACGCAGCTGCCACGGATCGACTCTATCAAGGCGATGGAAATGGCGGTTTTCGAGACGTCACTGAGGAAATGAACCTGGCGAAAGTCACGTTGCCGATGGGTTCAAATTTTGGCGACATCGATAACGATGGCTTTCTCGATTTCTACCTGGGGACGGGATACCCAGACTATGCGGGTATCATGCCCAACCGAATGTTTCACAATCAAAATGGACTGCGTTTCAAGGAAGTCACCACAGCGGCCGGTTTGGGGCATTTGCAAAAAGGGCATGGCGTCGCCTTTGCGGACTACGACCACGATGGGGACCAGGACATCTTCATTGAATTGGGTGGCGCCTTTCGAGGGGACGCTTTCTCGGACGCCGTATTCCAGAACCCAGGATTTGGCAATCATTGGATCACCGTTCAACTCGTCGGCACAAAATCGAATCGAGCGGGAATCGGTGCACGAATTCGAGCCGAAGTGCAGGAAGACGGCAAGCTGCGGTCGATCTACAAATGGGTCAACAGCGGCGGAACCTTTGGAGGAAGCCCGCTGCGACAGCATATCGGATTGGGCACCGCAAACCGCATTGAGCGACTAGAAGTCTACTGGCCCACCACCGACACGACACAGGTGTTCACCGATCTTGAGGTGGACCAGATGATTAAAATCATCGAGGGCGAAGACAAATACCACCCGATCTCCGGTGTCCAGAATTCAAACAACGTGGTTGAAGTCGGTGCTGCCCACTAG
- a CDS encoding CRTAC1 family protein translates to MAGQAPKAVGTGVVLLLIAISVVYFFNSRENEVNKPQDGKERAAQKDQVVIDEVLTGAGVTKEAPTDEVVEGKVEVDEGVIRQIVAKREELDQTVWSDEVTAQKYEEPFIGLWDKMRSSKDQMNELADFTFEDLTLGMPGEPTRHDHGIDAFLCDNGTQTFDPAQWKKWLSEWKDSGLRIVQSEWHHSRFEPSEESPRSDVSFVLDLANDSEQAFYNVRGKLVVHWKPLSTPASRPEARSIEATDVKILKRQAAPIFEEAATMKVNTKARLLLIANDIDGDGLSELISPVENALYWNRGDFQFEQDSLFEVPPPPGLGFSGVMADFTGDGRADFLGAGSNGIVFLYPADENGRFTARAKPIFSAKDIREPTVLTAGDIDADGDLDVWIGQYRQPYSGGQMPTPYFDANDGHPAYLLRNDGDGAFEDITEWSGLTEKRNRRTYSASLADVDHDSDLDLVVVSDFSGIDVYTNDGTGKFSDITDERLSDRHAFGMSLSFGDYNLDSKLDFFMTGMSSTTAKRLHQMGLGQEEFEDYQSNRPEMGYGNRMYLADGQDFNQATFNDQVARTGWSWGSTSFDFNNDGYRDLFVANGHNSQKTAKDYCTSFWCHDIYTGSSKTDPKLRDFFEMNRKLNFSDQGISWNGFEHNVLLMNEGGQGFLRIDFLAGVSSEHDSRNVISDDFNGDGHMDLVIRSREPVNRTWSIHVLENKDDSDGNWIGVNLEGTSRSGLGAKVTVKTPSQTHVAPIVAGDSFVSQHAPVVHFGLGAETKVEEIEIQWPDGAVVKIPSPETNRYHRIESADIKEAKAAEDSES, encoded by the coding sequence ATGGCAGGTCAGGCACCGAAAGCGGTCGGCACGGGAGTCGTGCTGCTGCTGATTGCGATTTCCGTCGTGTACTTTTTCAACAGTCGCGAAAACGAAGTCAACAAACCTCAGGATGGAAAAGAGAGAGCGGCTCAGAAAGACCAAGTCGTCATCGACGAAGTCTTGACTGGTGCAGGAGTCACGAAAGAAGCCCCCACCGACGAAGTTGTTGAGGGCAAAGTTGAGGTGGATGAAGGTGTCATTCGTCAGATCGTCGCGAAACGCGAGGAGTTGGATCAGACCGTTTGGTCCGATGAAGTTACGGCTCAAAAGTACGAAGAGCCCTTTATCGGCTTGTGGGACAAGATGCGTTCCAGCAAAGACCAAATGAACGAACTGGCGGACTTCACATTCGAAGATTTGACGCTCGGGATGCCGGGTGAGCCGACCCGTCATGATCACGGGATTGACGCGTTTCTCTGTGATAACGGCACGCAAACGTTCGATCCCGCTCAGTGGAAGAAGTGGCTCAGTGAATGGAAAGACTCCGGTTTACGGATCGTCCAGTCCGAATGGCATCATAGTCGCTTCGAACCCAGTGAAGAGTCGCCACGCTCTGACGTATCGTTTGTCTTGGATCTTGCCAATGATTCAGAGCAGGCTTTTTATAACGTTCGAGGAAAGCTGGTGGTGCATTGGAAGCCGCTTTCAACACCCGCCAGTCGACCCGAGGCTCGCAGCATCGAAGCCACCGATGTCAAAATCCTCAAACGCCAAGCTGCTCCGATTTTTGAGGAAGCTGCGACTATGAAGGTCAACACGAAAGCTCGGCTGCTGTTGATCGCGAACGATATTGATGGTGATGGTTTGTCGGAGCTGATTTCGCCCGTAGAAAATGCACTCTATTGGAATCGGGGAGACTTCCAATTCGAGCAAGATTCACTCTTCGAAGTCCCCCCACCGCCTGGGCTGGGCTTTTCGGGAGTCATGGCCGATTTCACGGGAGACGGACGAGCAGATTTTCTGGGTGCAGGCAGCAATGGCATCGTTTTTCTGTACCCTGCCGACGAGAATGGACGGTTTACAGCACGTGCAAAGCCGATTTTCTCGGCCAAGGATATTCGTGAGCCAACAGTCCTCACAGCCGGTGACATCGATGCCGACGGTGATCTGGATGTTTGGATTGGCCAATACCGGCAACCCTACAGTGGCGGCCAGATGCCGACCCCTTATTTTGATGCCAACGATGGGCATCCCGCTTATTTGCTCCGCAACGACGGGGATGGTGCCTTTGAGGATATCACCGAGTGGAGTGGGTTGACCGAAAAGCGAAATCGCCGGACCTACTCTGCCTCATTGGCGGATGTGGATCACGATTCGGATCTGGACCTGGTCGTTGTCAGCGATTTCTCGGGTATTGACGTGTATACGAACGATGGAACCGGGAAATTCTCGGACATCACTGACGAAAGACTTAGCGACCGGCATGCCTTTGGCATGTCTCTCAGCTTTGGTGATTACAATTTGGACTCCAAGCTGGATTTCTTCATGACGGGCATGTCGTCGACGACCGCCAAGCGGTTGCATCAAATGGGGCTTGGTCAAGAAGAGTTCGAGGATTATCAATCGAATCGCCCCGAAATGGGCTATGGCAATCGCATGTATCTTGCCGATGGGCAAGACTTCAATCAGGCGACGTTTAACGATCAGGTCGCACGAACGGGCTGGTCCTGGGGATCGACTTCGTTCGACTTTAACAACGATGGCTATCGAGATCTTTTCGTCGCCAACGGTCACAATAGTCAAAAAACGGCGAAAGATTACTGCACGTCGTTTTGGTGTCACGACATCTATACGGGGTCGTCGAAAACGGATCCGAAATTGCGCGACTTCTTTGAAATGAATCGCAAACTGAATTTCTCGGATCAAGGGATTTCGTGGAATGGATTCGAGCATAATGTGCTCCTCATGAATGAAGGTGGCCAAGGCTTCCTGCGAATCGATTTTCTAGCGGGTGTTTCCTCCGAACATGATTCGCGGAATGTGATCAGCGACGACTTCAATGGCGATGGGCATATGGATCTCGTGATCCGCAGCCGAGAGCCGGTCAATCGGACTTGGTCGATCCATGTTCTGGAGAACAAGGACGATTCGGATGGGAATTGGATCGGCGTCAACCTGGAGGGGACATCGCGTTCCGGACTCGGTGCCAAAGTCACAGTCAAGACGCCTAGCCAGACGCACGTTGCCCCGATTGTCGCCGGCGACTCGTTTGTTTCCCAACACGCACCGGTCGTGCACTTCGGTCTGGGAGCTGAAACCAAGGTCGAGGAAATCGAGATCCAATGGCCCGACGGCGCAGTTGTGAAAATCCCCAGCCCGGAAACCAATCGCTACCACCGAATCGAGTCAGCCGATATCAAGGAAGCGAAGGCTGCTGAGGACTCGGAAAGCTAG
- a CDS encoding ABC transporter ATP-binding protein, producing MSEILLRCDHVGKKFCRDLKKSLWYGLTDLAGDILGTPPGILRSEEFWAVDDVSFDLRRGECLGLIGRNGAGKTTLLKMLNGLIKPDAGKIMLRGRVGGLIALGAGFDPILTGRENVFVNGSILGLSKKQIHERFDEIVEFAEIGQFIDSPVGNYSSGMQVRLGFAVAAIMIRPDILLLDEVLAVGDLGFRLKCLNLIQELLEDAAVVFVSHSMQFVTRFCTRVAVFSEGQIICNSHDLSQGLQAYYTQCETQLKVFGNTAARIHNEKLWINDAEVLDNQQAVITGDDELSVELDLDLEPGLPEVELRITIEDFSGHPILAIKPQQREQLRFTETQRGVRMDLGNLKLTPGKYCLMFAVVTVERMERLTRKAGSLEFQFGGDHVEWASVIHETRVRCA from the coding sequence ATGTCGGAAATATTATTACGTTGCGATCATGTCGGCAAAAAGTTTTGCCGGGATTTGAAAAAATCGCTGTGGTATGGACTGACGGATCTCGCCGGCGACATCCTCGGAACGCCGCCGGGCATTTTGCGGTCGGAGGAATTTTGGGCTGTGGATGACGTGAGTTTCGATCTCCGTCGCGGCGAATGCCTGGGGCTGATCGGCCGCAACGGCGCCGGGAAAACCACGCTGCTCAAAATGCTCAACGGATTGATCAAACCCGACGCTGGAAAAATCATGCTGCGGGGCCGCGTCGGTGGGTTGATCGCGCTGGGAGCGGGATTCGATCCGATCCTCACCGGACGGGAAAACGTGTTCGTCAACGGCTCGATCCTGGGACTGAGCAAAAAACAAATCCACGAACGGTTCGACGAGATCGTCGAGTTCGCTGAAATTGGGCAGTTCATCGACTCACCGGTCGGCAACTACAGTTCCGGCATGCAGGTCCGATTGGGATTTGCCGTGGCGGCGATCATGATTCGGCCCGATATATTGCTTCTGGACGAAGTGCTGGCTGTGGGTGACCTGGGTTTTCGATTGAAGTGTCTGAATCTTATTCAGGAACTGCTCGAGGACGCCGCAGTCGTGTTCGTTTCGCATTCCATGCAATTCGTGACGCGGTTTTGCACGCGCGTGGCTGTGTTTTCCGAAGGGCAGATCATTTGCAACAGCCACGATTTGTCGCAAGGGCTACAGGCGTATTACACGCAATGCGAGACACAGTTGAAAGTGTTCGGGAATACCGCTGCCAGAATTCACAACGAGAAACTGTGGATCAACGACGCCGAGGTTCTCGACAACCAACAAGCGGTGATCACCGGCGACGATGAGTTGTCCGTGGAATTGGACCTCGACTTAGAACCGGGCCTGCCGGAGGTGGAACTGCGGATCACGATCGAAGATTTTTCCGGTCATCCGATTCTGGCCATCAAACCGCAGCAACGCGAACAATTGCGATTTACGGAAACCCAGCGAGGCGTACGAATGGATCTTGGGAATTTGAAATTAACCCCGGGGAAGTATTGCCTGATGTTCGCCGTCGTCACCGTCGAACGGATGGAACGTCTGACGCGCAAAGCGGGATCCTTGGAGTTTCAATTTGGCGGCGACCATGTCGAGTGGGCATCGGTGATCCACGAAACACGCGTCCGCTGCGCCTAA
- a CDS encoding glycosyltransferase family 2 protein — protein MKLREDCTTRPTSMTEADEIIAAATREHAAEQIVTEPLLSVCIITYNQHRFIRQAVDSVLAQKTDFPYEIIIGDDQSNDGTTEIAQELQQSHPDKIRVLTATENLGQYTGNGRLNMIRTLRASRGKYVAMLEGDDYWTSTQKLQQQVHALETHSDWAICFHSTHCFWDDASNPGFNFPLEFDRDVSTIEDLIDGNFMQTCSVVYRNGLFGNFPDWFLEAGLGDWPLHILNAQHGDIGYLPETMSAYRVHPGGVWTSKSQQDCEAIISQLYLLLHRNLPRHLSDLAGKRLLKEFVIQIDGLHGACKKYDQAIKTLEQHIVKLNAQHERSSSYRLGRSLLSPLRMLRTLFRTRVSAQVQ, from the coding sequence ATGAAACTGCGGGAGGACTGCACAACACGACCGACATCAATGACTGAGGCCGACGAAATCATTGCCGCCGCCACACGCGAACATGCTGCTGAACAAATCGTAACCGAGCCGCTGCTCAGCGTGTGCATCATCACCTACAATCAACACCGCTTCATTCGCCAAGCTGTGGACAGCGTCTTAGCGCAAAAGACCGATTTCCCCTACGAAATCATCATCGGCGACGATCAAAGCAACGACGGCACCACTGAGATCGCCCAGGAACTGCAACAGTCGCATCCAGATAAAATCCGTGTCTTAACGGCAACGGAAAACCTCGGCCAATATACCGGAAACGGTCGGCTGAACATGATCCGCACATTGCGCGCGAGCCGCGGGAAATATGTGGCGATGCTCGAAGGGGACGACTACTGGACGTCGACACAGAAACTGCAACAGCAGGTCCATGCGCTGGAGACCCATAGCGACTGGGCCATCTGTTTTCATTCCACCCATTGTTTTTGGGATGATGCCAGCAATCCTGGGTTTAACTTTCCATTGGAATTTGACCGAGACGTTTCCACGATCGAAGATTTGATCGATGGGAATTTCATGCAAACCTGCTCGGTCGTGTATCGCAATGGGCTGTTCGGCAATTTTCCCGACTGGTTTTTGGAAGCCGGTTTGGGGGACTGGCCGCTGCATATCCTCAATGCCCAGCATGGTGACATTGGCTATCTCCCGGAAACAATGTCCGCTTACCGGGTCCATCCTGGAGGGGTTTGGACATCAAAATCACAACAAGATTGTGAAGCGATCATTTCGCAACTTTATCTGTTACTCCATCGAAATCTGCCACGCCATTTATCTGATCTCGCTGGGAAACGTCTGTTGAAAGAGTTTGTCATTCAAATCGATGGCTTGCACGGAGCTTGCAAAAAATACGACCAAGCCATCAAAACCTTGGAACAGCACATCGTCAAACTGAACGCGCAGCATGAACGCTCCTCAAGCTACCGATTGGGACGTTCGTTGCTCTCGCCGTTGCGGATGTTGCGAACCTTGTTTCGCACACGCGTGTCGGCACAGGTTCAATAA
- a CDS encoding sulfotransferase, producing the protein MPSHDQRVPEYQRTEELETLLKFFEARLGPVEQREITELPLCDEPIVYVMGCARSGTTLVYQYLAQSGLFAYPSNFLSRFYYAPYLGAQLQKMLYDCDFRDEIGGAVGAAFESQLGKTRGALSPHEFWYFWRRFFQFGETQQLSDAELASSDGQTFIRELRALQTAFAKPLVLKGMILNWHIPYLAHLFANSYFVIVQRDVADNAQSLLAARREFSGSDTAWYSFKPPGYEQVLSLAPPQQTAWQVLATNAAIQRGAAAIPQERVVHVSYEQFCAAPGSLLQEISDRCQRPLSANAGDLPSSFEVRQRSDGHNWPQIIRAVQP; encoded by the coding sequence ATGCCGTCGCATGACCAGCGGGTTCCGGAATACCAACGGACTGAAGAATTAGAAACACTGCTGAAGTTTTTCGAGGCGCGCCTGGGGCCAGTCGAACAGCGTGAAATCACTGAGCTGCCACTGTGTGATGAGCCGATCGTGTACGTCATGGGATGCGCCCGCAGCGGCACGACGTTGGTTTACCAATATTTGGCACAGTCGGGCCTGTTTGCCTATCCGTCGAATTTCCTTTCTCGGTTTTATTATGCGCCGTATCTCGGGGCGCAATTGCAAAAAATGTTGTACGACTGCGATTTCCGTGATGAAATTGGCGGTGCAGTCGGAGCAGCGTTTGAATCGCAACTCGGCAAAACGCGGGGCGCTCTGTCCCCGCACGAGTTCTGGTACTTCTGGCGGCGGTTTTTTCAGTTCGGTGAGACGCAACAACTCAGCGACGCTGAACTGGCGTCGTCCGATGGGCAAACGTTTATCCGCGAACTACGGGCTTTGCAAACGGCCTTCGCAAAGCCGTTGGTGCTCAAGGGGATGATTCTGAATTGGCACATCCCCTATCTCGCGCATCTGTTTGCCAATAGTTATTTTGTGATTGTCCAGCGGGATGTTGCGGACAACGCGCAGTCACTACTCGCCGCCCGGCGAGAATTTTCCGGTTCGGATACGGCGTGGTATTCATTCAAACCACCCGGTTACGAACAGGTTTTGTCGCTCGCTCCGCCGCAGCAAACCGCATGGCAAGTTCTGGCGACCAATGCTGCGATTCAACGCGGCGCCGCAGCGATTCCTCAGGAGCGTGTTGTGCACGTGTCCTATGAACAATTTTGCGCTGCTCCGGGATCACTGTTGCAAGAAATCTCCGACAGATGCCAGCGTCCGTTGTCTGCGAATGCAGGCGACCTGCCGTCGTCGTTTGAGGTGCGGCAACGCAGCGACGGTCATAATTGGCCGCAGATCATCCGCGCTGTCCAGCCGTAG
- a CDS encoding VOC family protein, with protein MATRTRTEYANGQFCWVDLMTNDVTAAQEFYGELLGWESAKKETPGGPPYRVFTIDDLQVAGMGAMNDEMKSTGMPPIWNSYINVDDIAASTRRAQACGGTVLMEPFQIMDTGHMAIISDPSGAVVSLWQGLDHFGAEMINDPGCWSWNELLTDNVGASLEFYGSLFGWAVEKEESDATPYWTFQLNNRPLGGMLQKTPEMGDIPSCWGVYFSVEDIQATTNRVVQLGGTICQPPFEVSVGHISIVGDPQGAVFDLIQMTVPADD; from the coding sequence ATGGCGACCAGAACCAGAACAGAGTATGCGAATGGGCAATTTTGTTGGGTCGACTTGATGACGAACGACGTCACAGCTGCGCAGGAGTTTTATGGAGAACTGCTTGGCTGGGAATCCGCAAAAAAAGAGACGCCGGGCGGACCGCCGTATCGAGTTTTTACAATCGACGACCTGCAAGTCGCCGGCATGGGGGCGATGAACGACGAGATGAAATCGACCGGTATGCCGCCGATTTGGAATTCCTACATCAATGTCGATGACATTGCAGCCTCTACGCGACGTGCTCAGGCGTGCGGCGGCACCGTGTTGATGGAGCCGTTTCAAATCATGGACACCGGACACATGGCGATCATCAGCGATCCCAGCGGTGCGGTCGTTTCCTTGTGGCAAGGCTTGGACCACTTCGGTGCTGAAATGATCAACGACCCCGGTTGTTGGTCATGGAACGAACTGCTCACCGACAACGTGGGGGCATCGCTTGAGTTTTATGGCAGTCTTTTTGGCTGGGCGGTGGAGAAGGAAGAGTCGGACGCAACCCCCTATTGGACATTCCAACTCAACAACCGCCCGCTGGGAGGCATGCTGCAGAAGACGCCTGAAATGGGCGACATTCCGTCTTGTTGGGGCGTCTATTTCTCAGTCGAGGATATTCAAGCGACCACCAACCGCGTGGTGCAACTGGGGGGCACGATTTGCCAACCACCGTTTGAAGTCTCAGTCGGCCATATCAGCATCGTCGGTGACCCACAGGGAGCGGTGTTTGACCTGATTCAGATGACCGTCCCGGCGGATGATTGA
- a CDS encoding DegT/DnrJ/EryC1/StrS family aminotransferase yields MANICPMRYKTACETRFEIWRRSLITDDLRDSVPYQENPVPDSDRTLHVGQPNLSDRAAFDRLVDEMYENRWFTNNGQLVQRLEHRLSEYLQVKHVVLVNNATTGLQIASQALGLTGEVILPAFTFVATAHALQWVGLKPVFCDIDPQTHCIDPLKIEALITEQTSAIAGVHVWGRPCPTDAIDEIASRHNLATLYDAAHAFGCRHQGRMLGNFGQCEVFSLHATKFFHTFEGGAVTTNDDALAEKIRLMKNFGFESMDRVVELGINGKMPEVCAAMGLASLEQLDDVLEINRRNYLAYDAGLSDIPYVHLHPQTNLEGTNFHYIVVEVDDDAPLSRDELLKRLHDSQILARRYFFPACHRMEPYRTLYPEYLDALPETDRLCQRIMILPTGTAISPDDISRICATIRSSLTRRKAA; encoded by the coding sequence ATGGCCAACATTTGCCCGATGCGGTACAAGACCGCTTGCGAAACGCGATTTGAGATTTGGAGACGATCCTTGATCACCGACGACTTACGAGACTCCGTTCCCTACCAAGAAAACCCTGTTCCCGACAGCGACCGGACGCTACACGTTGGGCAACCGAATTTGTCGGATCGCGCAGCGTTTGACCGCTTAGTGGACGAGATGTATGAAAACCGTTGGTTCACCAACAACGGCCAACTGGTGCAGCGTCTCGAACACCGGCTCAGCGAGTACCTGCAGGTCAAACATGTCGTGCTGGTGAACAACGCAACAACCGGACTGCAAATCGCCTCACAGGCGCTGGGACTGACCGGCGAAGTGATTCTGCCCGCTTTTACGTTCGTCGCAACAGCGCACGCATTGCAATGGGTCGGCTTGAAACCGGTGTTTTGTGACATTGATCCGCAGACACATTGCATTGACCCGCTAAAAATCGAAGCCCTGATTACCGAACAAACCTCGGCAATCGCCGGGGTCCATGTCTGGGGCCGTCCCTGTCCCACGGACGCCATCGACGAGATCGCCAGCCGACACAATTTGGCCACACTGTATGATGCGGCGCATGCGTTTGGTTGCCGCCACCAAGGCCGCATGCTCGGCAATTTTGGGCAATGCGAAGTCTTCAGCCTGCATGCGACCAAATTCTTCCATACCTTTGAAGGGGGAGCGGTGACCACCAACGACGATGCCTTGGCTGAAAAAATCCGGCTGATGAAAAACTTCGGATTTGAAAGCATGGACCGCGTCGTTGAATTGGGAATCAACGGCAAGATGCCCGAAGTCTGCGCCGCCATGGGGCTCGCTTCGCTCGAACAGTTAGACGACGTCCTCGAAATCAACCGTCGCAACTACCTCGCCTACGACGCGGGCCTGTCGGACATTCCCTATGTGCATTTGCATCCGCAGACGAACTTGGAGGGGACAAATTTTCATTACATCGTTGTCGAGGTCGACGACGACGCGCCGTTGAGCCGTGACGAACTTTTGAAACGGCTGCATGATTCCCAAATCCTGGCCCGGCGCTATTTCTTCCCCGCTTGCCATCGCATGGAACCGTATCGCACGCTGTACCCGGAATATCTCGATGCTCTTCCGGAAACCGACCGTTTGTGTCAACGCATCATGATTTTACCAACTGGAACGGCGATTTCGCCGGATGATATTTCTCGGATTTGCGCAACGATCCGCTCCTCACTCACACGAAGGAAAGCTGCTTAG
- a CDS encoding ABC transporter permease, which produces MSSVETVDPRKIAAIESDVLHSPRSGDWLVYAPSGARSHPLLLLRQSLSNFWSTRELAWILFTRDLKSQVRRSFMGYAWLFSGPIMTAAMWVFLRSQAVVSIETEIPYPLFVLSGTILWGLLRAGFDATVDVYSSDILKKLNVPIEAFIARNLANVAFQFLLAGIPLSCLFLLYQYRLPATVMLFPLAVAGLVLTGAAAGCFLAPLAALYGDIGRMTHIVFMGLMYLSPVIYPVRETGWLGALMQWNPLTPLLNLCRELLFGGDAQPLLPAAVMVIFAAGMLSVGLILLHVARPHIIARKGM; this is translated from the coding sequence GTGTCGTCCGTCGAAACCGTTGACCCCCGAAAGATCGCTGCCATCGAGTCGGACGTGCTACACAGCCCGCGCTCCGGGGATTGGTTGGTCTATGCTCCCAGCGGCGCGCGGTCCCATCCGTTATTGTTGCTTCGGCAATCATTGAGCAACTTTTGGTCGACGCGCGAGTTGGCGTGGATTTTGTTCACCCGCGACCTGAAATCACAAGTCCGCCGCAGTTTTATGGGATACGCCTGGTTGTTCAGCGGTCCGATCATGACAGCGGCGATGTGGGTGTTTTTGCGGTCGCAGGCGGTGGTTTCGATCGAGACCGAAATCCCGTATCCGTTGTTCGTGCTCTCCGGCACGATCCTGTGGGGTTTGTTACGCGCCGGTTTTGATGCGACTGTCGATGTCTACTCCAGTGACATTCTCAAGAAACTCAATGTGCCCATCGAGGCATTCATTGCGCGGAATCTGGCGAATGTTGCCTTCCAGTTTTTGTTGGCAGGAATCCCGCTGAGCTGCCTGTTCCTGCTCTATCAGTATCGGCTTCCGGCAACAGTGATGTTGTTTCCACTCGCGGTGGCGGGGTTGGTTTTGACGGGTGCGGCGGCGGGGTGTTTTTTGGCGCCGTTGGCTGCCTTGTACGGGGATATCGGCCGCATGACACACATTGTGTTTATGGGGCTGATGTATTTGTCGCCGGTGATCTATCCTGTGCGTGAGACCGGGTGGCTTGGCGCGCTGATGCAGTGGAACCCATTGACGCCGCTGTTGAACCTCTGCCGAGAACTGTTGTTTGGCGGGGACGCACAACCGCTGTTGCCCGCTGCCGTCATGGTGATATTCGCCGCAGGTATGCTTTCAGTCGGGTTGATTCTCTTGCACGTGGCGCGGCCACACATCATTGCCCGGAAAGGCATGTGA